A window of the Brassica napus cultivar Da-Ae chromosome A2, Da-Ae, whole genome shotgun sequence genome harbors these coding sequences:
- the LOC106403076 gene encoding probable polygalacturonase: protein MPVALVLLLALSCLIQSHGAGNVCDLGRRPNTRPHSVSILEFGAVGDGKTLNTIAFQNAVFYLKSFADKGGAQLYVPPGRWLTGSFNLTSHLTLFLEKDAVILASQDPLHWQVVDPLPSYGRGIDLPGRRYMSLINGYMLHDVVVTGDNGTIDGQGLLWWDRFNSHSLKHSRPHLVEFVSSEDVTVSNLTFLNAPAYTIHSVYCSHVYINKVTATTSPESPYTIGIVPDSSDNVCIQDSSISMGYDAISLKSGWDEYGISYARPTANVQIQNVYLKAASGASISFGSEMSGGISDVVVRDAHIHNSLSGVAFRTTKGRGGYMKEIDVSNINMVNVGVAFLANGSFGTHPDSGFDANAYPLVSHIMLHDIVGENISIAGEFFGTKESPFTSVLLSNISLSMNSDSPDDDDSWQCSYVEGSSESVVPEPCFELKGFESSYGRAVAL from the exons ATGCCA GTGGCATTAGTTTTGCTGCTGGCATTGAGCTGTCTGATTCAGAGCCACGGCGCCGGAAACGTATGCGATCTTGGTCGGAGACCAAACACGAGACCTCACAGTGTCTCGATTCTGGAGTTTGGTGCTGTTGGAGATGGGAAAACGTTGAACACAATTGCGTTTCAGAACGCTGTCTTCTATCTTAAGTCTTTCGCTGACAAAGGTGGTGCTCAGCTTTATGTTCCTCCCGGACGGTGGCTTACCGGAAGTTTCAATCTCACCAGTCATCTCACTCTCTTTCTTGAGAAAGACGCTGTCATTCTCGCCTCCCAG GATCCATTGCACTGGCAAGTTGTGGATCCGTTACCATCATATGGACGAGGCATTGATCTACCTGGGAGGAGATACATGAGTTTAATAAACGGCTATATGCTGCATGATGTAGTAGTGACAG GTGATAACGGTACTATAGATGGACAAGGCCTGCTTTGGTGGGATCGGTTTAATTCTCACTCTTTGAAGCACAGTAGACCGCATCTCGTCGAGTTTGTCTCTTCTGAAGATGTCACTGTCTCAAATCTTACCTTCTTGAATGCTCCTGCTTATACTATTCACTCGGTTTATTGTAG CCATGTGTACATAAACAAAGTAACAGCTACTACTTCTCCAGAATCTCCTTACACCATCGGCATTGTCCCAG aTTCTTCTGATAATGTGTGCATCCAAGATTCTAGCATCAGCATGGGCTATGATGCCATTTCTTTAAAAAGTGGTTGGGACGAATACGGTATATCCTATGCAAGACCTACTGCAAATGTCCAGATACAAAACGTTTACCTCAAGGCAGCTTCTGGTGCATCCATTTCCTTTGGAAGTGAAATGTCTGGTGGCATATCTGACGTCGTGGTCCGAGATGCTCACATACACAACTCGTTATCGGGGGTTGCCTTTAGAACAACTAAAGGAAGAGGCGGCTACATGAAAGAGATTGATGTTTCGAACATCAACATGGTCAATGTTGGTGTTGCGTTTCTAGCAAATGGTAGCTTTGGAACTCACCCGGATTCGGGTTTTGATGCAAATGCTTACCCGCTAGTGAGTCACATCATGTTACATGACATTGTTGGAGAGAACATAAGCATAGCTGGAGAGTTCTTTGGAACTAAAGAGTCTCCTTTCACTTCGGTTTTGCTATCTAATATCTCTCTGTCGATGAACTCGGATTctcctgatgatgatgattcttggcAATGCTCGTATGTGGAGGGTTCTTCAGAATCTGTTGTCCCTGAACCGTGCTTTGAGCTGAAGGGTTTTGAAAGTTCATACGGCAGAGCTGTGGCCTTGTGA
- the LOC106403062 gene encoding uncharacterized protein LOC106403062 isoform X1, translating to MSSSIARTAIRGENRFYNPPAMRRMQQEAQLQQQLREKQGEVDNEPKAKLPQPLRTRKSHGKSKNRVVSSGSEVSVASSESSGSGRLHREASNLDRFLEHTTPFVPAMRSKRELKTGESESSSYFVLEDLWESFAEWSAYGAGVPLHMDGSDSTVQYYVPYLSGIQLYVVDPSNKARNKVEDNEGSSHSNSGKTLQSEVDLSVSELNRVSLGDQSGETEITNPQGRLLFEYLEYEPPFGREPLANKVSDLASRFPELMTYKSCDLSPSSWVSVSWYPIYRIPVGATLQNLDACFLTFHSLSTPPPPLKAGSVEPSVKLPLPTFGLASYKLKLSVWNQNRAQECQKISSLQDAADKWLKCLQVNHPDYKFFTSNITQTR from the exons ATGTCGAGTTCAATCGCAAGAACAGCGATTCGTGGTGAGAATCGGTTCTACAACCCGCCGGCCATGAGGAGGATGCAGCAAGAGGCGCAATTGCAACAGCAGTTAAGGGAGAAGCAAGGAGAAGTGGATAACGAGCCTAAGGCAAAGCTGCCGCAGCCTCTTCGTACCCGGAAAAGTCATGGGAAGAGCAAGAATCGGGTTGTTTCCTCCGGGTCTGAAGTATCCGTAGCCTCATCTGAATCTTCCGGGTCGGGTCGGCTTCACAGAGAAGCCTCTAACTTGGATCGGTTCTTGGAACACACCACTCCCTTTGTCCCTGCCATG AGGAGCAAAAGGGAACTTAAAACCGGTGAATCGGAGAGCAGTTCATATTTTGTACTTGAGGATCTGTGGGAGTCGTTTGCGGAGTGGAGTGCGTACGGTGCTGGTGTTCCTCTCCATATGGATGGGAGTGACTCCACTGTGCAGTACTATGTGCCTTATTTATCCGGCATTCAGTTGTATGTAGTAGACCCATCTAACAAGGCCAG AAATAAAGTTGAAGATAATGAAGGAAGCAGCCACAGTAATAGTGGTAAGACTCTGCAGAGTGAGGTGGACTTGAGTGTCAGCGAACTGAATAGAGTCAGTCTTGGAGATCAATCTGGAGAGACTGAGATCACCAATCCTCAAGGACGGTTACTATTTGAGTATTTGGAGTATGAACCTCCCTTTGGCCGTGAACCTCTCGCTAACAAA GTATCAGATCTAGCTTCAAGATTCCCTGAGCTAATGACATACAAGAGCTGTGACCTTTCTCCATCAAGTTGGGTCTCTGTGTCATG GTATCCAATATACAGAATACCAGTTGGTGCAACACTACAGAACCTTGATGCATGCTTTCTAACTTTCCACTCTCTCTCAACACCCCCACCTCCTCTAA AAGCAGGTTCCGTGGAACCATCCGTTAAGCTACCGTTGCCTACTTTTGGACTCGCATCTTATAAGCTTAAACTATCTGTGTGGAACCAAAACAGAGCTCAAGAGTGCCAAAAGATATCTTCTTTGCAAGACGCTGCAGACAAATGGCTTAAGTGTCTGCAAGTTAATCATCCGGACTACAAATTCTTTACCTCTAACATCACACAAACGAGGTGA
- the LOC106403062 gene encoding uncharacterized protein LOC106403062 isoform X2: MSSSIARTAIRGENRFYNPPAMRRMQQEAQLQQQLREKQGEVDNEPKAKLPQPLRTRKSHGKSKNRVVSSGSEVSVASSESSGSGRLHREASNLDRFLEHTTPFVPAMRSKRELKTGESESSSYFVLEDLWESFAEWSAYGAGVPLHMDGSDSTVQYYVPYLSGIQLYVVDPSNKARNKVEDNEGSSHSNSGKTLQSEVDLSVSELNRVSLGDQSGETEITNPQGRLLFEYLEYEPPFGREPLANKVSDLASRFPELMTYKSCDLSPSSWVSVSWYPIYRIPVGATLQNLDACFLTFHSLSTPPPPLSSVEPSVKLPLPTFGLASYKLKLSVWNQNRAQECQKISSLQDAADKWLKCLQVNHPDYKFFTSNITQTR, encoded by the exons ATGTCGAGTTCAATCGCAAGAACAGCGATTCGTGGTGAGAATCGGTTCTACAACCCGCCGGCCATGAGGAGGATGCAGCAAGAGGCGCAATTGCAACAGCAGTTAAGGGAGAAGCAAGGAGAAGTGGATAACGAGCCTAAGGCAAAGCTGCCGCAGCCTCTTCGTACCCGGAAAAGTCATGGGAAGAGCAAGAATCGGGTTGTTTCCTCCGGGTCTGAAGTATCCGTAGCCTCATCTGAATCTTCCGGGTCGGGTCGGCTTCACAGAGAAGCCTCTAACTTGGATCGGTTCTTGGAACACACCACTCCCTTTGTCCCTGCCATG AGGAGCAAAAGGGAACTTAAAACCGGTGAATCGGAGAGCAGTTCATATTTTGTACTTGAGGATCTGTGGGAGTCGTTTGCGGAGTGGAGTGCGTACGGTGCTGGTGTTCCTCTCCATATGGATGGGAGTGACTCCACTGTGCAGTACTATGTGCCTTATTTATCCGGCATTCAGTTGTATGTAGTAGACCCATCTAACAAGGCCAG AAATAAAGTTGAAGATAATGAAGGAAGCAGCCACAGTAATAGTGGTAAGACTCTGCAGAGTGAGGTGGACTTGAGTGTCAGCGAACTGAATAGAGTCAGTCTTGGAGATCAATCTGGAGAGACTGAGATCACCAATCCTCAAGGACGGTTACTATTTGAGTATTTGGAGTATGAACCTCCCTTTGGCCGTGAACCTCTCGCTAACAAA GTATCAGATCTAGCTTCAAGATTCCCTGAGCTAATGACATACAAGAGCTGTGACCTTTCTCCATCAAGTTGGGTCTCTGTGTCATG GTATCCAATATACAGAATACCAGTTGGTGCAACACTACAGAACCTTGATGCATGCTTTCTAACTTTCCACTCTCTCTCAACACCCCCACCTCCTCTAA GTTCCGTGGAACCATCCGTTAAGCTACCGTTGCCTACTTTTGGACTCGCATCTTATAAGCTTAAACTATCTGTGTGGAACCAAAACAGAGCTCAAGAGTGCCAAAAGATATCTTCTTTGCAAGACGCTGCAGACAAATGGCTTAAGTGTCTGCAAGTTAATCATCCGGACTACAAATTCTTTACCTCTAACATCACACAAACGAGGTGA